A section of the Gemmatimonadaceae bacterium genome encodes:
- a CDS encoding M23 family metallopeptidase — MTTLNMWTGGLVDRWTGPLINRLVALVLAATALVGTRGVAQTPRLSMTPSRPGGGTLTRLTIDRLDGHADSVVSVVGEMAGEPLHFLDAGKEKLQALGAIPVEVSDSVVANVVIARASGKSDTLRLKLPYPHHAPPPPPMGSRGRAPGARRLRVDPRFTARPDSATEARVEHENELARDVGRKAQDTPALWEAAFARPRSAKVTSKFGSGRVFNGRVSSSHLGVDYRGALGDPIYAANRGVVALVDTFFLAGNVVYINHGNGLVTGYFHMSQPEVAIGDTVEKGQEIGKVGATGRVTGPHLHWSARFGALTIDPADLLSLGPPFVTAPATSKASGRSTATARKSSARSVAKRE; from the coding sequence ATGACAACACTTAACATGTGGACTGGTGGACTGGTGGACCGGTGGACCGGTCCGCTGATCAACCGGCTTGTTGCGTTGGTACTGGCGGCGACGGCCTTGGTGGGAACTCGCGGGGTTGCGCAAACGCCGCGTCTTTCGATGACGCCGAGCCGACCCGGCGGTGGGACGCTTACTCGTTTGACGATCGACCGACTCGACGGGCACGCCGACTCGGTCGTGTCCGTCGTGGGAGAGATGGCCGGCGAGCCCCTGCATTTCCTGGACGCCGGAAAGGAAAAGCTCCAGGCGCTGGGGGCCATTCCTGTCGAGGTGTCGGACTCCGTCGTCGCAAATGTGGTGATCGCGCGAGCGTCGGGGAAGTCGGATACTCTCCGACTCAAGCTCCCGTATCCGCACCATGCGCCACCGCCGCCGCCGATGGGGTCGAGAGGACGCGCGCCGGGCGCGCGTCGCCTGCGCGTGGACCCGCGCTTCACTGCCCGTCCCGACTCTGCCACCGAGGCGCGCGTCGAGCACGAGAACGAGCTGGCGCGCGATGTCGGTCGCAAGGCGCAGGACACGCCGGCGCTCTGGGAGGCAGCGTTCGCTCGCCCCCGCAGCGCCAAGGTGACGAGCAAGTTCGGCAGCGGCCGGGTCTTCAACGGTCGCGTATCGAGCAGCCACTTGGGCGTGGACTATCGCGGGGCGCTCGGCGATCCGATCTACGCGGCGAACCGCGGCGTGGTCGCGCTGGTGGACACGTTCTTCCTCGCCGGGAACGTCGTGTACATCAACCACGGCAACGGCCTCGTCACGGGCTACTTCCATATGAGCCAGCCGGAGGTGGCGATCGGCGACACGGTCGAGAAGGGACAGGAGATCGGGAAGGTTGGCGCGACAGGGCGTGTGACCGGACCGCATCTGCACTGGAGCGCGCGCTTTGGAGCTTTGACAATCGATCCGGCCGATCTGTTGTCTCTCGGTCCACCGTTTGTAACGGCGCCGGCGACATCGAAGGCCAGCGGGCGCTCGACTGCGACGGCGCGTAAGAGTTCCGCGAGGTCGGTCGCCAAGCGTGAGTGA